In Oscillospiraceae bacterium, the following proteins share a genomic window:
- a CDS encoding epoxyqueuosine reductase — MEKLNCEIIKEKIKSFGASDIGFAYCEDGPENLKYAISIVVALSKAIVCEIEDAPTHTYFNHYRTVNAHIDNILLKTGMFLQENGYNYITVAASQSINGYQGRYSHKKAACLSGMGSIGKNDLFIHEKLGCAVRLGTIFTDFPLSVENIIKKSLCADCDKCVKACPAMAIKGVSFESKEKMIDERACSEYMKRNFQNIGRGAVCGICMSVCPHCK, encoded by the coding sequence ATGGAAAAATTAAACTGTGAAATAATTAAAGAAAAAATTAAAAGTTTTGGGGCTTCCGATATAGGCTTTGCTTATTGTGAAGACGGTCCTGAAAACTTAAAATATGCAATAAGCATAGTAGTAGCACTTTCAAAAGCCATTGTTTGTGAAATCGAAGATGCTCCTACTCATACTTATTTCAATCATTACAGAACGGTTAATGCTCATATAGATAATATCTTATTAAAAACAGGTATGTTTTTACAGGAAAACGGTTATAATTATATAACCGTTGCGGCATCTCAAAGCATAAACGGGTATCAGGGTAGATATTCTCATAAAAAGGCTGCTTGTCTTTCCGGTATGGGAAGTATCGGAAAAAATGATTTGTTTATTCACGAGAAATTAGGATGTGCTGTAAGATTAGGTACTATTTTTACCGATTTTCCTTTATCTGTTGAAAACATTATAAAAAAATCTTTATGCGCTGATTGTGATAAATGTGTAAAAGCTTGTCCCGCTATGGCAATAAAAGGAGTAAGCTTTGAAAGTAAAGAAAAAATGATTGACGAAAGAGCCTGCAGTGAGTATATGAAAAGAAATTTTCAAAACATAGGTAGGGGAGCAGTCTGCGGAATTTGTATGTCTGTTTGCCCTCACTGTAAATAA
- a CDS encoding DUF4364 family protein codes for MLTPGVIYDNEKIRLLILSTLVSAKRPITAAVLSDILCYEGLAEYFAIMDNLYELINSDLIVEYSESNDENKLLYITDLGKETYEELKRTLPLTVRERIACSTLIFVSDFNRENAVIGTLTPVKDGFNVQIQLMDNNLCLMSTEVFVPSEIQGRAIIKHYKKNPEKVYTAILEALTKDVNREPDDKV; via the coding sequence ATGCTTACTCCCGGAGTTATTTACGACAATGAAAAAATTCGTCTTTTAATTTTATCCACTCTTGTATCTGCCAAAAGACCGATAACAGCCGCTGTTTTGTCAGACATTCTTTGTTATGAAGGGCTTGCAGAATATTTTGCTATTATGGATAATCTATATGAGCTTATAAATTCAGATTTGATAGTTGAATATTCTGAAAGCAACGATGAAAACAAGCTTTTATACATAACGGATTTGGGCAAAGAAACATATGAAGAATTAAAGAGAACTCTTCCCCTCACAGTAAGAGAAAGAATAGCTTGCTCTACTCTTATTTTTGTTTCGGATTTCAACCGTGAAAATGCTGTTATAGGAACTCTTACTCCTGTTAAAGACGGTTTCAATGTTCAAATACAGCTTATGGACAATAATCTATGTCTTATGTCTACAGAGGTTTTTGTTCCTTCTGAAATTCAAGGAAGAGCAATTATAAAGCATTATAAAAAAAATCCCGAAAAAGTATATACCGCTATACTTGAGGCACTGACAAAGGACGTAAATCGTGAGCCTGATGACAAGGTTTAA
- the nth gene encoding endonuclease III, with the protein MTKKQRAKAVCDLLIEEYKDAKCSLDYKTPLELLIAVRLSAQCTDKRVNIVTKELFSRYKTVEEYSNADITELENIIKPCGFFRDKAKSIKEFSAQIISEFDGEIPNTMEGLLSLSGIGRKTANLILGELFNEPSVVVADTHCIRISNKIGLADSKEPKKVEYQLRELLPPEKSLSFCHCLVWHGREICIARRPKCAECVIKEYCKSYEKANNIS; encoded by the coding sequence GTGACAAAAAAACAAAGAGCAAAGGCTGTATGTGATTTGCTTATTGAGGAATATAAAGATGCAAAATGCAGTCTTGATTATAAAACTCCTCTTGAACTTTTAATTGCTGTAAGACTTTCTGCACAGTGTACAGATAAAAGAGTAAATATTGTTACAAAAGAGCTTTTTTCACGATATAAAACTGTTGAAGAATATTCCAATGCAGATATAACAGAGCTTGAAAATATAATAAAACCTTGCGGCTTTTTCAGAGATAAGGCAAAAAGCATAAAGGAGTTTTCTGCTCAAATTATTTCTGAATTCGACGGAGAAATTCCAAATACAATGGAAGGTCTTTTATCCTTATCGGGAATAGGAAGAAAAACCGCCAATCTTATTTTAGGAGAGCTTTTTAACGAACCTTCTGTTGTCGTTGCTGATACTCATTGTATAAGAATTTCAAATAAAATAGGACTTGCTGACAGTAAAGAGCCTAAAAAAGTCGAATATCAGCTAAGAGAGCTGTTACCTCCGGAAAAATCTCTTTCTTTTTGTCATTGTCTTGTGTGGCACGGCAGAGAAATTTGTATTGCCCGCAGGCCAAAATGTGCCGAATGTGTCATAAAAGAATATTGTAAAAGCTATGAAAAAGCGAATAATATTAGTTAG
- the lexA gene encoding transcriptional repressor LexA — MRKAEEKKRLILNYVTQKCSHDGIPPTIREICEAVGLKSPSSVHAYLEQLNEEGLIKKDGNKKRCAMPVNHESTVNIPILGKVTAGLPILAIENLDGYVSMPTSKVRSGEYFALNVVGDSMKNAGILNGDIIVVRRTPVADNGDIIVALIDDEATVKRFYKEGGRFVLRPENSAYKPIILDELKVLGKVTSVIRHYEV; from the coding sequence ATGAGAAAAGCGGAAGAAAAAAAACGCTTGATATTAAACTATGTAACTCAAAAATGTTCTCATGACGGAATTCCTCCTACAATCCGTGAAATTTGCGAAGCTGTAGGTCTAAAATCTCCCAGCTCTGTTCATGCTTACCTTGAGCAGTTAAATGAAGAAGGACTTATAAAAAAAGACGGAAATAAAAAGCGTTGTGCGATGCCTGTTAATCACGAAAGCACAGTTAATATTCCTATTTTAGGTAAAGTTACTGCAGGCTTGCCTATTTTAGCTATAGAAAATCTTGACGGTTATGTATCTATGCCTACTTCAAAAGTAAGGTCAGGGGAATATTTTGCACTTAACGTTGTTGGTGACAGTATGAAAAATGCCGGCATACTTAACGGCGATATTATCGTAGTTCGCCGTACCCCTGTAGCTGATAACGGAGATATTATAGTTGCTCTTATTGATGACGAAGCTACTGTAAAGCGTTTTTATAAAGAGGGCGGACGTTTTGTATTACGTCCTGAAAATTCTGCGTATAAACCTATTATTCTTGACGAACTTAAGGTTTTAGGAAAAGTTACTTCAGTAATAAGGCATTATGAGGTTTGA
- a CDS encoding diacylglycerol kinase family lipid kinase, which yields MIILKYIFIINPKAGKKDRHIEYENSIKSYFENRDDTYEIYLTEYPNHATEIADKVCIENEYCKIFVFGGDGTFNEVISGAYGHDNFSIGVFPSGTGNDFVKTLNSFDVSEISELIEGEELCCDVMKANDQIGINICSSGFDAEVAKNVTKFKKFVSGNLAYTLSTFYCFITKTKYNFKITIDDKCFEGKYIFAIAANGRYYGGGFFPAPNAQLNDGLLDFILIKGVSRLKILNLIDLYRKGKHIGLDIVQELKGKKMTVECKKPLSLNIDGEVKTVDKIDIEVLPSKIKLIKPCHQAHDLRPLSVPQV from the coding sequence TTGATTATTTTGAAATATATTTTTATTATTAACCCTAAAGCAGGAAAAAAAGATAGACATATCGAGTATGAAAATTCAATAAAGAGCTATTTTGAAAACCGTGATGATACATACGAGATTTACCTCACGGAATATCCTAACCACGCAACTGAAATAGCTGATAAGGTATGTATAGAAAATGAATATTGTAAAATATTTGTTTTTGGCGGTGACGGCACCTTTAACGAGGTCATTTCCGGTGCATATGGACACGATAACTTTTCTATAGGTGTTTTCCCCAGCGGAACAGGAAATGATTTTGTAAAAACTTTGAATAGTTTTGATGTTTCAGAAATTTCAGAGTTAATAGAAGGCGAAGAGCTTTGTTGCGATGTTATGAAAGCCAATGACCAGATAGGCATAAATATATGCTCATCCGGTTTTGATGCAGAAGTGGCAAAGAATGTTACTAAATTTAAAAAATTTGTTTCGGGAAATTTAGCGTATACGCTTTCCACTTTTTATTGTTTTATTACAAAAACTAAATATAATTTTAAAATTACTATTGACGATAAATGCTTTGAAGGAAAATACATATTTGCAATTGCTGCAAACGGACGTTATTACGGCGGCGGATTTTTTCCTGCACCTAATGCACAGTTAAATGACGGACTTCTTGATTTTATACTTATAAAGGGTGTTTCAAGACTTAAAATTTTAAATCTTATTGACCTTTACCGTAAAGGCAAGCATATAGGGCTTGATATTGTCCAAGAGTTAAAGGGCAAGAAAATGACTGTAGAATGTAAAAAACCGCTTTCCCTCAACATAGATGGAGAGGTGAAAACGGTTGATAAAATTGATATAGAAGTATTACCGTCAAAAATAAAGCTGATTAAACCTTGTCATCAGGCTCACGATTTACGTCCTTTGTCAGTGCCTCAAGTATAG
- a CDS encoding nucleoside phosphorylase, translated as MESNKAFHLGCEQGDLGETVILTGDPKRCSQIAKYFDNSKLIADVREYVSYTGYLNNKKISVVSTGIGGPSAAIAVEECYALGARNFIRVGTCGGISKDVKPGDLVIATGAVRQDGTTKEYAPIEFPAVADFELTHCLKKAAEKNNYPYHLGIVQSKDSFYGQHSPQTKPVSYELINKWEAYKKLNVLCSEMECSTIYCVSSYLKARAACVLLCILNQELEIEEPTSKEALNTEKAIVTAIEAIKNFNF; from the coding sequence ATGGAAAGCAACAAAGCCTTTCATTTAGGATGCGAACAAGGTGATTTGGGCGAAACTGTTATTCTTACAGGCGATCCTAAACGCTGTTCTCAAATAGCAAAATATTTTGATAACTCAAAGCTTATTGCAGATGTAAGAGAATATGTAAGCTATACAGGATATTTGAATAATAAAAAAATAAGCGTTGTTTCTACCGGAATAGGAGGACCTTCTGCCGCTATTGCAGTTGAAGAATGTTATGCATTGGGGGCACGAAATTTTATAAGGGTCGGAACCTGCGGTGGTATTTCTAAAGACGTTAAGCCGGGAGATTTAGTAATTGCTACGGGCGCTGTACGACAGGACGGTACAACCAAAGAATATGCACCCATTGAATTTCCTGCCGTAGCAGATTTTGAGCTTACACACTGTCTGAAAAAAGCCGCCGAAAAAAATAACTATCCCTATCATTTGGGAATAGTTCAAAGCAAAGATTCTTTTTACGGTCAGCATTCTCCACAAACAAAACCTGTCAGCTATGAGCTTATCAATAAATGGGAAGCATATAAAAAGCTTAATGTTCTTTGCTCAGAAATGGAATGTTCAACTATTTATTGTGTTTCTTCTTATCTCAAAGCAAGAGCTGCTTGCGTTTTATTATGTATTTTAAATCAAGAGCTTGAAATCGAAGAACCTACATCAAAAGAAGCATTAAATACTGAAAAGGCAATAGTAACAGCTATAGAAGCAATAAAAAATTTCAATTTTTAA